A window from Bufo bufo chromosome 1, aBufBuf1.1, whole genome shotgun sequence encodes these proteins:
- the N4BP3 gene encoding NEDD4-binding protein 3 produces the protein MAAAQTFSLSCDSRRHHLRSLHSDPSYRCNMGSVSSLIEKNDFSPDGINLDFKPIPDSHSPGNIFKRGLNQQELLSYLSITKKDGKGGKKFSSGLVFRREHSVDGGENDYPVLYHKERRGTEFSKSSLPERGRFEKTRFGQSALKPSNAKNFMSMQSLCSSGGHKLSKSNGSLNTLGSLNSPPRRGPLKSNNIHHINQHESENEENEILSDSRQNSINSFTTYSPGFSVARGQISASTGHINHIGGSLDRASRGVRDMVSEEKKLSCKSMATLSRLHCSGEPPPPYEYSQSVEDVARQLEERLNEKGMELRQLRRSPSDKDDPFTQVFEDKRRLWMEELDELKQMYITKLQQISHQALRSQRALQLQLYKVQQEKKRLHEELNSARAECEQLRQKQPTQTENLSPKLEESKWEISQKAGEISLLKQQLRDCQAEITQKMGEIFLMKTRLRETKASAREKEKESTDLKARVQALEVAKEKSAQGTMSSMDDSKWGQKDGSESSDVERLKAELMLERRQNEAQMLNFENERKIWKEEKDKVLRYQKEIQASYLEMYHRNQALERQLQEVRPTPVHSPSNPPLWMEEFRPIPVQTPSNPPLWMDAVESFETT, from the exons ATGGCAGCTGCACAAACGTTCAGCCTGTCCTGTGACTCTAGGAGGCATCATCTCCGATCTTTACACTCAGACCCTTCATACAGGTGCAACATGGGCAGCGTGAGCAGCCTGATCGAGAAAAATGACTTCTCACCAGATGGCATTAACTTGGACTTCAAGCCTATCCCGGATTCACACAGTCCTGGAAATATCTTCAAGAGGGGTCTAAATCAACAAGAACTGCTTAGCTATTTGAGCATCACAAAGAAAGATGGTAAAGGCGGCAAGAAGTTCTCCTCAGGGCTGGTATTTCGCAGGGAACACAGCGTGGACGGAGGAGAGAATGACTATCCAGTTTTGTACCACAAAGAGCGCCGGGGGACAGAATTTAGTAAAAGCTCTCTTCCAGAAAGGGGACGTTTTGAAAAG ACACGTTTTGGGCAGTCTGCTTTGAAGCCATCAAATGCTAAGAACTTCATgtcaatgcagagcttatgttccTCAGGTGGACATAAGTTATCCAAAAGCAATGGCAGCCTGAACACATTAGGCAGTCTGAACAGTCCTCCTCGTCGTGGGCCACTAAAGTCAAACAACATTCATCATATTAATCAGCACGAGAGTGAAAATGAGGAGAATGAGATCTTGTCTGATTCCAGGCAAAATTCCATAAACAGCTTTACTACTTATAGCCCTGGGTTTAGTGTAGCTCGTGGTCAAATCAGTGCCTCCACTGGACATATTAATCATATTGGGGGATCATTAGACAGAGCATCCCGCGGGGTGCGAGACATGGTATCCGAGGAGAAGAAACTATCCTGCAAGAGTATGGCAACCTTGAGTCGTCTACATTGTTCTGGAGAACCTCCTCCTCCATATGAGTACTCTCAATCTGTAGAAGATGTAGCCCGTCAGCTAGAAGAAAGGCTAAATGAAAAGGGTATGGAACTAAGACAGCTTAGAAGGAGTCCAAGTGACAAAGATGATCCTTTTACTCAG GTATTTGAAGACAAGCGTCGTCTTTGGATGGAGGAACTTGATGAATTAAAACAGATGTACATAACTAAGCTGCAGCAGATCTCCCATCAGGCCCTGCGCAGCCAACGAGCCTTACAACTGCAGCTTTATAAGGTTCAGCAGGAGAAAAAGCGCCTTCATGAGGAGCTCAACTCCGCGAGAGCAGAGTGTGAGCAGCTAAGGCAAAAGCAGCCAACCCAGACTGAAAATCTTAGTCCTAAACTTGAAGAATCAAAATGGGAG ATTTCGCAGAAGGCTGGAGAGATTTCTTTACTGAAACAGCAGCTTAGAGACTGTCAAGCTGAGATTACACAGAAAATGGGGGAGATATTCTTGATGAAGACTCGACTTCGGGAAACAAAAGCTTCAGCAAGAGAGAAGGAGAAAGAATCTACAGACTTAAAAGCTCGTGTTCAGGCTTTGGAGGTTGCCAAAGAAAAAAGTGCTCAAGGAACTATGTCTAGCATGGATGACTCAAAGTGGGGTCAAAAAGATGGCTCAGAATCTTCAGATGTAGAGAGGCTAAAAGCAGAATTGATGCTGGAGAGACGTCAGAATGAAGCACAGATGCTGAATTTTGAGAATGAAAGGAAAATCTGGAAAGAGGAAAAAGATAAAGTGTTAAGGTACCAGAAGGAGATCCAGGCGAGCTACCTAGAAATGTATCATCGCAATCAAGCTCTTGAGAGACAGCTTCAAGAAGTTAGACCAACTCCAGTTCACTCTCCTAGTAACCCCCCGCTTTGGATGGAAGAATTTAGACCAATTCCTGTTCAGACTCCTAGTAACCCCCCGCTTTGGATGGACGCTGTGGAATCATTTGAGACAACATGA